Proteins from one Abyssibacter profundi genomic window:
- a CDS encoding FecR family protein has translation MLRAHLNRVCAAFVLLLMTAPAFAGVGKVMFVLGGASIERGQSAIAAQRGQQLESGDTLVTGLSGRMHVRMDDGAVITLKPDSRFELTDYAVEEAPAPAAQAPAPAEPDAPIVRTRSNGRAFMSLLKGGFRTITGLIGKADKEAYQIKTPVATIGIRGTHFEIQLINGELFLAVWDGAIDVLLPGGTTSFGDGQQFSFGLVNDEGEVTGFDEPPEAFGGTDDTSTLILGGRGESEGQGNGQGEDKDQTDQRRPVEVASTDDPEELDRDDDPDPDPEPDPVTPVATGAGPYRESSGFTTAALSRAVVIEESGDVTGFVAGHPDGAASYDVGTAAVTNTGFDPNTEIRWGRWADGVATIAIEGGATENLDLTSQSLHYIVGPTGDEPVLPITGTASYTLVGNTNPTDGNGNVGVLGSASLSANFTERTVDSVIDLAIADTVWNASGSGTLTDDSNLFSGTYDTVSVNGETAGNSGIFDGFFIGDGNNNGTPDGAGLIYNLTNGTDSVTGGAVFGEPSP, from the coding sequence ATGCTCCGAGCACATCTCAACCGCGTCTGCGCGGCCTTCGTTCTCCTTCTCATGACCGCTCCGGCCTTTGCCGGCGTCGGCAAGGTCATGTTCGTACTGGGCGGTGCGTCCATCGAACGTGGCCAGTCAGCGATCGCCGCGCAGCGGGGCCAGCAACTCGAGTCCGGCGACACGCTGGTGACCGGCTTGTCCGGCCGCATGCATGTCCGCATGGATGACGGTGCTGTCATCACCCTGAAGCCGGATTCACGCTTCGAGCTAACCGACTACGCGGTCGAAGAGGCTCCGGCGCCAGCTGCGCAAGCCCCTGCCCCAGCCGAGCCCGATGCCCCCATCGTCCGAACCCGCAGCAATGGCCGGGCCTTTATGAGCCTGCTCAAGGGCGGGTTCCGGACCATTACGGGCCTGATCGGCAAGGCGGACAAAGAGGCGTACCAGATCAAGACCCCGGTCGCGACCATCGGCATCCGCGGCACGCATTTTGAAATTCAACTCATCAATGGCGAACTCTTTCTCGCGGTCTGGGACGGCGCCATCGATGTGCTGCTACCCGGGGGCACCACCAGTTTCGGAGACGGCCAGCAGTTCTCGTTCGGCCTGGTCAATGACGAGGGTGAAGTCACCGGTTTCGACGAGCCGCCTGAAGCGTTTGGCGGCACAGACGATACCTCCACATTGATTCTGGGCGGTCGAGGCGAATCCGAGGGCCAGGGGAACGGTCAAGGTGAGGACAAGGATCAGACTGATCAGCGCCGCCCGGTCGAGGTCGCATCCACCGATGACCCGGAGGAATTGGACCGCGACGATGATCCCGATCCGGACCCTGAGCCGGACCCGGTCACACCGGTGGCGACCGGCGCGGGGCCTTATCGCGAGTCGAGCGGATTCACGACAGCCGCACTCTCACGCGCGGTGGTCATCGAAGAATCAGGTGATGTGACCGGGTTTGTGGCGGGCCACCCGGATGGAGCGGCCAGTTACGACGTCGGAACCGCGGCCGTCACCAATACGGGCTTTGATCCGAACACCGAGATCCGCTGGGGACGCTGGGCGGACGGCGTGGCCACTATCGCGATCGAAGGCGGCGCCACAGAAAACCTGGATCTGACCAGCCAAAGCCTGCACTACATTGTTGGACCCACCGGCGACGAGCCGGTCTTGCCCATCACCGGAACCGCCAGCTACACCCTGGTCGGCAATACCAATCCCACTGACGGCAACGGCAACGTCGGTGTACTGGGTTCGGCCTCGCTGTCTGCGAACTTCACCGAACGGACGGTCGACAGCGTGATTGATCTGGCGATTGCTGACACCGTCTGGAATGCCTCCGGCTCCGGCACCCTAACCGACGACAGCAACCTGTTCTCCGGCACCTACGACACCGTGTCGGTGAACGGCGAAACCGCCGGCAACAGCGGCATCTTCGATGGCTTCTTTATCGGCGACGGCAACAACAACGGCACACCCGATGGCGCCGGACTGATCTACAACCTCACCAACGGCACCGACTCCGTCACCGGCGGCGCCGTCTTCGGAGAGCCTTCACCATGA
- a CDS encoding tetratricopeptide repeat protein — protein MPSVGAQAPELYGPVQRGQTLWGIVSELKPRYPGLTRFELLEALHAANPQAFIGDTRQLRADVALVLPAPHAARELAERQDLPASQRSTPPVATAQPSSEPGAASDSGTDLPQASVAQPATAGVAAAPSPTPPATGTPSAPPTAEQSAPTSAAASATASDRPADSTTPPAALDRLIDEANRLRSVGNAQAAFDLLLPELGTYGGNPRFDYAFGASALDAGQYNHAVFALQRVVYLKPNFAGARLELGLAHMALGNNQRARAEFERVRAMNPPKSAMATLDRAMSALAERERVENKWWTASVRTTAGFDTNVNASTTDNQFLGFELDPQNQETDSPFIGAGAGVTAKYPLDYDMELTGGAGLDHRHHTDASFVDHTLMRAYFQVAKRWDQVFVALGNEYHYGLIDQSYNNRGAASTLSAGYALESAAFTGALRSGTLRFNDAIQSRDVNQLSATFAARWQPAPRVLVGMALSLGEDEAREPGSDYSRDLTALRATLSWQTLPDLRINTSLGWLDADYPDPFFGMRREDEQFSLEASAAWHKLLPDGWVFTPNARYIDNDSTVTLFKYDRVVIGFTASRGF, from the coding sequence ATGCCATCTGTGGGGGCCCAGGCGCCCGAACTCTATGGGCCGGTGCAGCGAGGGCAAACGCTCTGGGGCATCGTGTCTGAACTCAAACCGCGCTATCCCGGGCTGACCCGCTTCGAACTCTTAGAAGCGCTGCACGCGGCCAATCCCCAAGCCTTTATCGGCGATACCCGTCAGCTCCGCGCTGACGTCGCCCTGGTCCTGCCCGCCCCCCATGCCGCGCGCGAGCTGGCGGAGCGACAAGACCTGCCCGCCTCGCAACGGTCAACACCGCCTGTCGCGACTGCGCAGCCATCCTCTGAGCCAGGCGCTGCCAGCGATTCTGGGACCGATTTACCGCAAGCCTCGGTCGCCCAACCCGCGACTGCCGGCGTGGCGGCGGCGCCCTCTCCAACCCCGCCGGCCACCGGGACACCAAGTGCCCCGCCAACTGCCGAGCAATCAGCGCCGACGAGCGCAGCAGCGAGCGCGACTGCCAGCGACCGGCCTGCCGATTCCACCACGCCCCCGGCCGCGCTCGATCGTCTGATCGACGAGGCGAATCGTCTGCGTAGCGTCGGCAACGCCCAGGCCGCGTTCGATTTGTTGCTGCCGGAACTGGGCACCTACGGCGGCAACCCGCGCTTCGATTACGCCTTTGGCGCCAGCGCCCTGGATGCCGGCCAATACAACCATGCGGTGTTTGCACTGCAGCGCGTCGTGTACCTCAAGCCCAATTTCGCAGGTGCCCGCCTTGAGCTGGGGCTTGCGCACATGGCGTTGGGCAACAACCAGCGCGCCCGTGCCGAGTTTGAACGGGTCCGGGCCATGAACCCGCCCAAGTCTGCGATGGCAACGCTGGACCGCGCCATGTCCGCGCTGGCCGAGCGTGAGCGGGTTGAGAACAAGTGGTGGACGGCCTCGGTGCGCACCACAGCCGGATTCGACACCAACGTCAACGCATCAACAACCGATAATCAGTTCCTGGGGTTCGAGCTGGACCCACAGAACCAGGAAACCGATTCCCCGTTCATTGGCGCCGGCGCGGGCGTGACGGCCAAGTATCCGCTGGACTACGACATGGAATTGACCGGCGGTGCCGGTCTGGACCATCGCCATCACACCGATGCCAGCTTTGTCGACCACACGTTGATGCGCGCCTATTTCCAGGTGGCCAAGCGCTGGGATCAGGTCTTCGTCGCCCTCGGCAACGAGTATCACTACGGCCTGATCGACCAGAGCTACAACAACCGGGGCGCGGCCTCCACGCTCAGCGCCGGCTATGCACTGGAATCGGCCGCCTTCACCGGCGCGCTGCGCAGCGGCACGCTGCGATTCAACGACGCCATCCAGAGTCGCGACGTCAACCAGTTGTCGGCCACATTCGCCGCACGCTGGCAACCCGCCCCTCGCGTGCTGGTCGGAATGGCGCTGTCACTGGGTGAAGATGAGGCGCGCGAACCCGGCTCCGATTACTCGCGTGATCTGACGGCCTTGCGCGCCACGCTGAGCTGGCAGACCTTGCCGGACCTCAGAATCAATACCTCTTTGGGCTGGCTTGATGCCGACTACCCAGATCCGTTCTTCGGCATGCGCCGCGAGGACGAGCAATTCTCGCTCGAAGCCAGCGCCGCCTGGCACAAGCTGCTGCCCGATGGCTGGGTTTTCACACCGAATGCCCGATACATCGACAACGATTCAACTGTGACGCTGTTCAAGTACGACCGGGTCGTGATCGGATTTACTGCGTCGCGCGGATTCTAA
- the carA gene encoding glutamine-hydrolyzing carbamoyl-phosphate synthase small subunit: MLRPAVLGLATGDVFRGVAIGASGSSVGEVVFNTAMTGYQEICSDPSYRQQMVTLTYPHVGNVGANPEDQESAIAQVAGLIIRERPRTPSNWRSAETLPAYLERLGVVGIAEIDTRRLTRILRDQGAQSGCIVTDTDDADLAVERARAFSGLAGLDLAQEVTTDEVFQWAEPSWGQATPEPKHHVVVMDYGVKRNILRRLVDVGCRVTVVPAKTSLEDVLAHQPDGVMLSNGPGDPEPCDYAVAIARQLMEQRVPVMGICLGHQILGLACGGRTTKMKFGHHGANHPVRDERSGQVMITSQNHGFAVDEASLPETVRVTHRSLFDGTLQGIERTDVPAFSFQGHPEASPGPHDLAPLFEHFSALMAANPR; the protein is encoded by the coding sequence GTGCTAAGGCCGGCCGTACTCGGCCTGGCGACCGGAGATGTTTTCCGCGGAGTTGCCATTGGAGCGTCCGGCTCTTCAGTCGGCGAAGTCGTTTTCAATACCGCGATGACGGGGTATCAGGAGATTTGCTCCGATCCGTCATACCGGCAGCAGATGGTCACGCTGACCTATCCGCATGTCGGCAACGTCGGTGCCAATCCAGAGGACCAGGAATCAGCCATCGCGCAGGTGGCGGGCCTGATCATCCGTGAGCGTCCCCGTACGCCCAGCAATTGGCGGTCGGCGGAAACGCTGCCCGCCTACCTGGAGCGGCTGGGCGTGGTCGGCATTGCGGAAATCGACACACGCAGGCTGACCCGAATACTCCGAGATCAGGGGGCGCAGAGCGGGTGTATCGTCACCGATACGGATGATGCCGACTTGGCGGTGGAGCGCGCCCGCGCGTTCTCGGGCTTGGCCGGACTGGATCTGGCTCAGGAGGTTACCACCGACGAAGTGTTCCAGTGGGCGGAGCCGAGTTGGGGGCAGGCGACGCCTGAGCCCAAGCATCATGTCGTGGTGATGGATTACGGCGTCAAGCGCAATATCCTGCGACGTCTGGTCGATGTGGGCTGTCGCGTGACCGTCGTGCCGGCCAAGACCTCGTTGGAGGATGTGCTGGCCCACCAGCCGGATGGCGTCATGCTGTCGAATGGTCCCGGTGATCCGGAGCCCTGTGATTACGCGGTCGCCATTGCCCGCCAGCTCATGGAGCAGCGTGTCCCCGTTATGGGCATCTGTCTGGGGCACCAGATACTGGGGCTGGCCTGCGGCGGGCGCACGACCAAGATGAAGTTCGGTCACCACGGCGCCAACCACCCGGTGCGGGATGAGCGTTCCGGGCAGGTGATGATCACCTCCCAGAATCACGGCTTTGCCGTGGATGAGGCCAGCCTGCCGGAAACCGTCCGGGTGACGCACCGGTCGCTGTTCGACGGCACCCTGCAGGGCATCGAACGCACGGATGTTCCCGCGTTTAGCTTTCAGGGGCATCCCGAGGCCAGCCCGGGCCCCCATGACCTGGCGCCGCTGTTCGAGCATTTCAGCGCCCTGATGGCGGCTAACCCCCGCTAG
- the carB gene encoding carbamoyl-phosphate synthase large subunit has product MPKRTDINSILVIGAGPIVIGQACEFDYSGTQACKALREEGFRVILVNSNPATIMTDPDSADAIYIEPVEWKAVSKVIEREKPDALLPTMGGQTALNCALDLAREGVLDANGVQLIGASIDAIDMAEDRERFRKAMDDIGLASAQSELAHSMEEARKIQADLGFPVIIRPSFTMGGSGGGIAYNIAEFEEIVKRGLDMSPTHEVLLEESLLGWKEFEMEVVRDKADNCIIICAIENLDPMGVHTGDSITVAPAQTLTDKEYQIMRDASLAVLRKIGVETGGSNVQFAVNPQDGRLVIIEMNPRVSRSSALASKATGFPIAKVAAKLAVGYTLDELANDMTGGVTPASFEPTIDYVVTKIPRFAFEKFPMADDRLTTQMKSVGEAMAIGRNFQESFQKALRSLEIDADGLDEKHDLSDPEAARSELVEAMTTPRADRIWSVADGFRAGMTLSEVHAATSIDPWFLDQIEELVASEQALVGRTLAELDAVEMRQLKRMGFSDRRLAKLLGTQEEAVRSRRHQFEIRPVYKRVDTCAAEFPSATAYMYSTYDEECEAKPSDRKKVMVLGGGPNRIGQGIEFDYCCVHASLSLREDGYETIMVNCNPETVSTDYDVSDRLFFEPLTFEDVMEIIDIEQPAGVIVQYGGQTPLKLARRLEAAGAPIVGTSPDSIDLAEDRDRFQQLVERLELRQPANRTARSEAEALRLAAHVGYPMVVRPSYVLGGRAMEIVYEDVELERYMRTAVKVSNDAPVLLDRFLEDAVEVDVDAISDGESVVVAGLLEHIEQAGVHSGDSACSLPPYSLSDAVRAEICRQVQALARALRVVGLVNAQFAVKDEMVYLIEVNPRASRTVPFVSKATGHPLAKIAARCMLGQTLDEQGIQHIDAPEYFSVKESVFPFAKFPGVDPILGPEMKSTGEVMGIGRTFAEAFAKSLTGAGMDIPREGTVFISVRDGDKPQSVEMARKLIEHGMRVVATRGTANYLREQGVECTPVNKVKEGRPHCVDMIVNGEIQFVVNTTEGRKAIEESHSIRSAAVTQKVAYFTTLAAARAAAMALEYRDQVTVNRVQDLHANGLRIPD; this is encoded by the coding sequence ATGCCGAAACGCACAGATATCAACTCCATCCTGGTCATTGGTGCGGGACCGATCGTGATCGGCCAGGCCTGCGAGTTTGACTACTCCGGCACGCAGGCCTGCAAGGCGCTGCGTGAGGAGGGATTCCGGGTCATCCTGGTGAACTCGAACCCGGCCACGATCATGACCGACCCGGATTCCGCCGATGCCATCTACATCGAGCCGGTGGAGTGGAAGGCGGTGTCCAAGGTTATCGAGCGCGAAAAGCCCGACGCGCTGCTGCCGACCATGGGTGGGCAGACCGCGCTGAACTGTGCGCTGGACCTGGCCCGCGAAGGCGTGCTCGATGCGAATGGCGTGCAGCTAATCGGTGCGAGCATCGACGCCATTGACATGGCCGAAGATCGTGAACGCTTCCGCAAGGCGATGGACGATATCGGGTTGGCCTCTGCCCAGTCCGAATTGGCGCACAGCATGGAAGAGGCCCGCAAGATTCAGGCGGACCTCGGGTTCCCGGTCATCATCCGGCCGTCATTCACGATGGGCGGCTCGGGTGGCGGCATTGCCTACAACATCGCCGAGTTCGAAGAGATCGTGAAGCGTGGGCTGGACATGTCGCCCACCCACGAAGTGCTGCTCGAAGAGTCGTTGCTCGGCTGGAAGGAATTCGAGATGGAAGTGGTCCGCGACAAGGCGGACAACTGCATCATCATCTGCGCGATCGAAAACCTCGATCCCATGGGCGTCCATACCGGTGATTCGATCACCGTTGCGCCGGCGCAGACGCTCACCGACAAGGAATATCAGATCATGCGCGACGCCTCCCTGGCGGTGTTGCGCAAGATCGGCGTGGAAACGGGGGGCTCCAACGTCCAGTTCGCGGTGAATCCGCAGGATGGGCGCCTGGTCATCATCGAAATGAACCCGCGGGTATCGCGTTCATCGGCGCTGGCGTCCAAGGCCACCGGCTTCCCGATTGCCAAGGTCGCCGCGAAGCTGGCGGTCGGCTACACGCTGGATGAACTGGCCAACGACATGACCGGCGGCGTGACGCCGGCCAGCTTCGAGCCGACCATCGACTACGTGGTGACGAAGATTCCGCGTTTCGCCTTCGAGAAGTTCCCGATGGCGGATGATCGACTGACCACGCAGATGAAGTCGGTGGGCGAGGCCATGGCCATCGGCCGTAATTTCCAGGAGTCGTTCCAGAAAGCTTTACGCAGTCTGGAGATCGACGCGGACGGTCTGGACGAAAAGCATGATTTGTCCGATCCCGAGGCCGCGCGCTCGGAGCTGGTTGAGGCCATGACCACCCCGCGCGCCGATCGTATCTGGTCGGTTGCTGACGGCTTCCGCGCCGGCATGACCTTGTCTGAGGTGCATGCCGCGACCTCCATCGATCCCTGGTTCCTGGATCAGATCGAGGAACTGGTTGCGAGCGAACAGGCGCTGGTGGGTCGGACGTTGGCCGAGTTAGATGCGGTCGAGATGCGCCAGCTCAAGCGCATGGGCTTTTCGGATCGCCGACTGGCCAAGCTGCTGGGTACGCAGGAAGAGGCCGTGCGTTCGCGCCGGCATCAGTTCGAGATCCGGCCGGTCTACAAACGCGTGGATACCTGTGCCGCAGAATTCCCGTCAGCCACGGCCTACATGTATTCGACCTACGACGAGGAATGTGAAGCCAAGCCTTCAGACCGGAAGAAGGTCATGGTGCTGGGCGGTGGCCCGAACCGCATCGGGCAGGGGATTGAATTCGATTATTGCTGTGTCCACGCCTCGCTGTCGCTGCGCGAGGACGGGTACGAGACCATCATGGTCAACTGCAATCCTGAAACGGTCTCCACCGACTATGACGTCTCGGATCGGCTGTTCTTCGAACCGCTGACCTTTGAAGATGTCATGGAGATTATCGATATCGAACAACCGGCCGGCGTGATCGTGCAGTACGGTGGGCAGACACCACTTAAACTGGCACGTCGGCTCGAGGCCGCGGGTGCGCCGATTGTTGGCACCAGCCCCGATTCCATCGACCTCGCCGAAGACCGCGATCGCTTCCAACAGCTTGTCGAGCGCCTGGAGCTGCGCCAGCCGGCGAATCGTACGGCACGGTCCGAGGCCGAAGCGCTGCGTCTGGCGGCCCATGTCGGCTATCCCATGGTGGTTCGTCCCAGCTACGTGCTGGGTGGGCGCGCCATGGAAATCGTCTACGAGGATGTCGAGCTGGAGCGTTACATGCGCACGGCCGTCAAGGTGTCCAACGATGCGCCCGTGTTGCTGGATCGTTTCCTGGAAGATGCGGTCGAGGTGGATGTCGACGCGATTTCCGATGGCGAGTCGGTGGTTGTTGCCGGGTTGCTGGAACATATCGAGCAGGCCGGCGTCCATAGCGGCGATTCGGCCTGTTCGCTGCCGCCGTACTCGCTCTCCGATGCCGTACGCGCCGAAATCTGTCGTCAGGTCCAGGCCTTGGCCCGTGCGCTGCGGGTGGTGGGCCTGGTCAACGCCCAGTTCGCGGTGAAGGATGAGATGGTGTACCTGATCGAGGTCAATCCTCGGGCCTCGCGCACGGTGCCCTTCGTGTCCAAAGCTACGGGTCATCCGTTGGCGAAGATCGCCGCCCGCTGCATGCTGGGTCAGACACTGGACGAGCAGGGCATCCAGCACATCGACGCGCCGGAGTATTTCTCGGTCAAGGAATCCGTGTTCCCGTTTGCCAAGTTCCCCGGCGTGGACCCGATTCTCGGCCCTGAGATGAAATCCACCGGTGAGGTCATGGGCATTGGCCGGACCTTTGCCGAGGCCTTCGCGAAGTCGCTGACCGGTGCCGGCATGGACATCCCGCGCGAAGGGACGGTGTTCATCTCCGTGCGTGATGGCGACAAGCCGCAGTCCGTCGAGATGGCCCGCAAGCTGATCGAACACGGCATGCGCGTCGTCGCCACGCGAGGAACGGCTAACTACCTGCGTGAACAGGGTGTCGAGTGCACCCCGGTCAACAAGGTTAAGGAAGGTCGCCCCCATTGCGTGGACATGATTGTTAACGGCGAAATCCAGTTTGTCGTCAACACCACGGAAGGGCGCAAGGCCATCGAGGAATCGCATTCGATCCGCTCGGCCGCGGTGACCCAGAAGGTGGCGTACTTCACGACGCTGGCGGCCGCTCGCGCTGCAGCCATGGCTTTGGAGTATCGGGATCAGGTCACCGTGAATCGGGTGCAGGATCTACATGCCAATGGCCTGCGCATACCGGACTGA